One Nerophis lumbriciformis linkage group LG19, RoL_Nlum_v2.1, whole genome shotgun sequence DNA segment encodes these proteins:
- the LOC133618789 gene encoding tetratricopeptide repeat protein 39C-like, whose translation MAGPMEAVRDTVEDGEQEPVNDAELALKGINMLLNNGFKESDTLFRAYRNHSPLMSFGASFVSFLNAMMTFEEEKMHLASEDLKATEKLCESENAGVIETLKSKIKRTADSRRSGVVALERLQRQIIIADCQVYLAVLAFTKQELSAYIKGGWILRKAWKVYNKCYGDITQLQERGRGTASQQQAPSSPSSSSQSSPGRSPSHRLDGVSAEALDRLKGSVSFGYGLFHLCISMVPPHLLKIVNLLGFPGDRLQGLSALTYASQSQDMKAPLATLALLWYHTVVQPFFALDGSDTHSGLVEAKAILQQRETIYPNSSLFMFFKGRVQRLESQISSALKSFSTALDLAAEQREIQHVCLYEMGWCNMIQLNYSEAFRAFERLKNESRWSQCYYAYLTGVCQGAMGDLQGALTVFKDVQKLFKRKNNQIELFSMKKAEKLKSSSLSKELCILSVIEILYLWKALSNCSSTKLHAMMQVLQAIDDASCAGLKNLLLGAVSKCLQNSEDAIEYFHLASCDEVGLLSNSYVQPYSCYELACVLLHNSESAAKGHILMLQAKDDYAGYDFENRLHVRIHSALASTRAAAQPKHQQ comes from the exons GAACCACAGTCCTCTCATGAGCTTCGGGGCCAGTTTTGTCAGTTTCCTG AATGCCATGATGACCTTTGAAGAGGAGAAGATGCACTTGGCCTCCGAAGACCTCAAAGCGACAGAGAAGCTGTGCGAGAGCGAAAATGCCGGTGTCATCGAAACCCTCAAAAGCAAAATCAAGCGCACG GCGGACTCTCGGAGGTCGGGGGTGGTGGCTTTGGAGCGACTCCAGAGGCAGATCATCATTGCTGACTGCCAGGTTTACCTCGCTGTGCTGGCTTTTACCAAACAGGAGCTGTCAG CGTACATCAAAGGAGGTTGGATCCTGCGTAAAGCCTGGAAAGTCTACAACAAATGTTACGGCGACATCACCCAGCTGCAGGAGCGTGGCAGGGGGACGGCCTCTCAGCAGCAAGCGCCGTCTTCCCCGTCATCTTCCTCACAATCATCACCGGGACGCAGTCCTTCTCACAGGCTGGACGGCGTCAGCGCCGAAGCCCTGGACCGGCTGAAAGGCTCGGTCAGCTTCGGCTACGGCCTCTTCCACCTGTGCATCTCCATGGTGCCGCCGCACCTCCTCAAGATCGTCAACCTGCTGGGCTTCCCCGGCGATCGCCTCCAAGGCCTGTCGGCGCTCACCTACGCCAGCCAGAGTCAGGACATGAAGGCCCCCTTAGCGAC ATTGGCCCTCTTGTGGTACCACACGGTAGTGCAGCCATTCTTTGCCCTGGACGGCAGCGACACACACTCAGGCCTGGTGGAGGCCAAAGCCATTCTTCAGCAAAGAGAGACCATCTATCCCAACTCCTCGCTCTTCATGTTTTTCAAAGGCAGAGTTCAGCGTCTGGAG AGTCAGATCAGCAGCGCCCTGAAGTCCTTCAGCACTGCCTTGGATCTGGCTGCAGAGCAGCGTGAGATCCAGCATGTGTGTTTGTATGAAATGG GTTGGTGCAACATGATCCAGCTCAACTACTCGGAGGCCTTCAGAGCCTTTGAGCGTCTGAAAAACGAGTCCCGCTGGTCTCAATGTTACTATGCCTACTTGACCGGAG TGTGCCAAGGAGCCATGGGCGACCTGCAGGGGGCGCTAACCGTCTTCAAGGATGTTCAGAAACTTTTTAAACGCAAGAACAATCAAATAGAGCTCTTCTCCATGAAGAAG GCGGAGAAGTTGAAGAGCTCCAGTCTGTCCAAAGAACTTTGTATCCTGTCAGTCATTGAGATTCTGTATTTGTGGAAAGCGCTCTCCAACTGCTCCTCTACCAAACTACACGCCATGATGCAAG TCCTTCAGGCAATTGACGACGCCTCATGTGCGGGACTGAAAAACCTGCTTCTGGGCGCCGTGAGCAAATGCCTCCAAAACAGTGAAGATGCCATTGAG tatttCCACCTGGCTTCATGTGATGAGGTGGGCCTGCTGAGCAACTCGTACGTGCAGCCTTACTCCTGCTATGAGCTGGCATGTGTGCTCCTCCACAACTCTGAG TCTGCAGCCAAAGGCCATATATTGATGCTCCAGGCAAAG GACGATTATGCAGGTTACGACTTTGAGAACAGGCTTCATGTTCGCATCCACTCTGCTCTTGCTTCCACGCGAGCTGCAGCTCAACCCAAACATCAGCAATGA